From the Solanum stenotomum isolate F172 chromosome 4, ASM1918654v1, whole genome shotgun sequence genome, one window contains:
- the LOC125862418 gene encoding uncharacterized protein LOC125862418 encodes MEIEPSAPQIAGKKLWNIVRIMFYMLRKGMLKSKLMQITLQDMLKRGKIVGKAISNLMLHPPHYSSSSFTCKSNNNNDVAMSFITRREYEFSCSNSPKFPLYFANNKRRRNRTYKSGEIDVVQKVFEILNTTGTSYEAGGTTSIAVASPLALLGFGKSPNNVRKLRVTDSPFPIKDSEENYNSQVDKDAEEFIKKFYKDLKQQKKIASLESPSPYHVYAR; translated from the coding sequence ATGGAAATCGAGCCAAGTGCACCTCAAATTGCGGGGAAAAAACTATGGAATATAGTGAGAATTATGTTCTACATGTTGAGGAAAGGCATGTTAAAGAGCAAACTCATGCAAATTACCCTTCAAGACATGTTAAAAAGAGGTAAAATCGTTGGTAAAGCGATAAGCAATCTTATGTTACATCCTCCACACTATTCATCGTCTTCATTTACGTGCAAatcaaacaacaacaacgacGTAGCAATGTCATTTATCACACGTCGTGAATACGAGTTTAGCTGCAGTAATAGTCCTAAATTTCCCCTGTATTTCGCCAATAATAAACGTAGGCGAAATCGTACGTATAAATCAGGGGAAATTGATGTTGTAcaaaaagtatttgaaattttaaatactaCAGGTACAAGTTATGAAGCTGGTGGTACAACTTCTATTGCAGTTGCTTCACCTTTAGCATTACTTGGATTTGGAAAAAGTCCAAATAATGTGAGAAAATTAAGAGTTACTGATTCACCATTTCCAATAAAAGATTCAGAGGAAAATTATAATTCACAAGTTGATAAAGATGCTGAAGAATTCATTAAGAAGTTTTATAAAGATTTAAAGCAACAAAAAAAGATAGCATCTCTTGAATCTCCATCTCCATATCATGTTTATgctagatga